In one window of Lewinella sp. 4G2 DNA:
- the trxA gene encoding thioredoxin: MADNQKLSFKELINSDTPVLIDFFANWCGPCKAYSPILQQLKKDMGDDMRLVKIDVDRNEAIVQKLGIQAMPTTIIFQNGEIKFREAGVQSIGVLKAAIEPLIA, encoded by the coding sequence ATGGCTGACAATCAAAAATTAAGCTTCAAGGAACTTATCAATTCCGACACCCCCGTACTGATCGACTTTTTCGCGAACTGGTGTGGACCGTGTAAGGCGTACAGCCCGATCCTCCAGCAATTGAAAAAAGATATGGGTGACGATATGCGCCTCGTGAAGATCGACGTGGACCGCAACGAGGCCATCGTACAAAAACTGGGCATCCAGGCGATGCCGACGACCATCATTTTCCAGAACGGAGAGATCAAGTTTCGGGAGGCGGGCGTGCAGTCCATCGGGGTACTGAAGGCTGCCATCGAGCCCCTGATTGCCTAA
- a CDS encoding metallophosphoesterase translates to MNRRKFLKAGATLSATGLLAGLYAWKVEPYWLEFVHRKMPIAHLPASLRGKTLLQISDMHVGDRFDFQYIINAFNDASKLDPAIVVYTGDFVSYDGPQQLEQLKTVMENAVHGSVATLGILGNHDYGKNWQEPEVDVKITKLLEEAGVTVLRNAKANVEGLTITGLDDLWGTNYEPGPILSSLDKQSANLVLCHNPDVCDQDVWHDYQGWILSGHTHGGQCKPPFLPPPLLPVENRRYTSGYFDLEDGRHLYINRALGCSFPVRFNVRPEITVFELA, encoded by the coding sequence ATGAACAGACGCAAATTTTTGAAAGCCGGTGCTACCCTTTCCGCTACCGGTTTGCTGGCCGGGCTTTACGCCTGGAAGGTGGAGCCTTACTGGTTGGAGTTCGTCCACCGCAAAATGCCCATTGCGCATCTGCCCGCCAGCCTCCGTGGTAAGACCCTCTTACAGATCAGCGACATGCACGTGGGCGACCGTTTTGACTTTCAGTACATCATCAACGCATTCAACGACGCGAGTAAATTGGACCCCGCCATCGTCGTCTATACGGGCGATTTTGTTTCCTACGACGGGCCACAGCAACTCGAACAACTGAAAACGGTAATGGAAAATGCCGTCCACGGTAGCGTGGCTACCCTTGGCATCCTTGGTAACCACGACTACGGTAAGAATTGGCAGGAGCCCGAGGTGGACGTCAAGATCACGAAACTCCTGGAAGAGGCGGGCGTCACCGTGCTCCGTAACGCGAAGGCTAACGTGGAGGGCCTCACCATCACCGGCCTGGATGATCTCTGGGGAACCAACTACGAACCCGGCCCCATCCTCAGTAGCCTGGACAAGCAATCTGCCAACCTCGTCCTGTGCCACAACCCGGACGTGTGTGACCAAGACGTTTGGCACGATTATCAGGGGTGGATCCTTTCCGGCCATACCCACGGTGGGCAGTGTAAACCACCTTTTCTACCGCCGCCACTGCTGCCCGTTGAGAACCGCCGGTACACCAGTGGCTATTTTGATCTGGAGGATGGCCGCCACCTTTACATCAACCGGGCCTTGGGCTGCAGCTTTCCGGTGCGGTTCAACGTACGGCCGGAGATCACGGTCTTTGAGTTGGCGTAG
- a CDS encoding PD40 domain-containing protein, producing MRSFLPLFLLAFILGCDTPGLVTPVGGSDYGDLIAAAEQAERKGDLNAAATAYRQAFDLKPRQTDVAFKAAELFTKARNYGEAAEAYGLIPKDDAQFPLLGLRHGRAVKQDGRPLEAERILTTFQARYNGSDRNIISEIVNNELAGLRLANGNSSSTPGTVEHLGNRINTAGNETSPAPLASDQLLFASAQGGQNRLLASLPSGTDWQRATAPSGFPVIEGGQFGSGTFASDGSTYFFTICSTSRRSENNRCVVFRTKRRGNGSWGPPVRLSSIVNADGATNADPAAVTLPDGRQRLFFVSDRPGGRGGTDIYVTEQVELADEATFSTPTLLPPSINSTAEEASPVYDAATNTLYFASKGHPGLGGFDLFRSEVQNEVYGDPTNLGVPINSPADDRGMTVPKPAGTTYLSSNRAFPPAKRGTTDDDLFRLSLGAGSPMLTGVVYDESNRQALTGVEVILYQVLSGGREQELQRKTYGTAGYSLPLSPGTSYRIALRRSGFAQADYRVRTDDEGTATYGRPVYLRPTGSSGSGSDGSQQSDPGFGGGTPLPDPDMTPAAAPQVAYRIQISATKRFDPNESRYTAVKEVAELRTEAIPGRDLKRITVGYYDNLSIARSALEEVKLAGFPDAFVVRYDYGKRFGRVK from the coding sequence ATGCGCAGCTTCCTTCCCCTCTTCCTACTGGCCTTCATTCTCGGATGCGATACTCCCGGTTTGGTGACGCCGGTGGGTGGCTCGGATTACGGAGACCTCATTGCGGCAGCGGAGCAGGCGGAGCGAAAGGGAGACCTCAACGCCGCCGCCACGGCCTACCGCCAGGCTTTCGACCTCAAGCCCCGGCAAACGGACGTAGCCTTCAAGGCCGCCGAACTCTTCACCAAGGCCCGCAACTACGGCGAGGCAGCGGAAGCCTACGGGTTAATCCCCAAGGACGACGCCCAGTTCCCCTTACTTGGCCTCCGCCACGGAAGGGCCGTCAAGCAGGACGGGCGGCCCCTGGAAGCCGAGCGCATCTTAACCACTTTTCAGGCGCGGTACAATGGTTCGGACCGGAACATCATCAGTGAGATCGTCAACAATGAACTGGCCGGTCTGCGATTGGCCAACGGCAACTCCAGCTCCACCCCTGGCACCGTTGAGCATTTGGGTAACCGCATCAATACGGCCGGCAACGAAACCAGCCCGGCCCCACTGGCGAGTGACCAACTGCTCTTCGCCAGCGCTCAGGGTGGGCAGAACCGTCTCCTGGCCAGTCTACCCAGCGGTACGGACTGGCAGCGCGCGACTGCTCCCAGCGGCTTCCCCGTCATCGAAGGCGGTCAGTTTGGGAGCGGAACCTTTGCCAGTGACGGCTCTACCTACTTCTTCACCATTTGCAGTACCTCCCGCCGGAGTGAAAACAATCGCTGCGTGGTCTTCCGAACCAAGCGGCGGGGGAATGGTAGCTGGGGACCACCCGTACGGCTGAGTTCCATCGTCAACGCAGACGGGGCGACCAATGCAGACCCGGCGGCCGTCACACTGCCCGACGGGCGGCAGCGGCTCTTTTTCGTTAGCGACCGGCCCGGTGGGCGGGGCGGGACGGACATCTACGTAACCGAACAAGTTGAACTGGCGGACGAAGCTACTTTCAGTACCCCTACCCTGCTTCCCCCATCGATCAACAGTACCGCGGAGGAGGCAAGTCCCGTCTATGACGCCGCTACTAATACACTGTATTTCGCCAGTAAAGGGCACCCCGGCCTGGGCGGATTCGATCTATTCCGCAGCGAAGTGCAGAACGAAGTTTACGGGGACCCTACTAACCTCGGCGTGCCCATCAATTCTCCGGCGGACGACCGGGGGATGACGGTGCCTAAACCTGCGGGCACTACCTACCTTTCCAGCAACCGCGCCTTCCCGCCCGCAAAGCGAGGAACGACGGACGATGACCTGTTTCGACTTTCGCTCGGGGCGGGGTCACCCATGCTTACGGGGGTGGTCTACGATGAAAGTAACCGCCAGGCGCTCACGGGCGTGGAGGTGATCCTGTATCAGGTCCTCTCCGGAGGGCGCGAACAAGAGCTTCAAAGGAAGACTTATGGCACGGCTGGCTATTCGTTACCGCTTAGCCCTGGTACGAGTTACCGAATCGCCCTGCGTAGGTCCGGGTTTGCCCAGGCAGATTACCGGGTCCGGACGGACGATGAAGGTACAGCTACCTACGGCCGGCCCGTCTACCTTCGCCCGACCGGTTCTTCCGGTAGTGGTTCCGACGGAAGCCAGCAGTCCGATCCGGGATTTGGGGGTGGCACTCCTTTACCCGATCCGGACATGACACCTGCGGCAGCGCCCCAGGTCGCGTACCGTATTCAGATCAGTGCGACGAAGCGATTTGACCCCAACGAATCACGGTACACCGCGGTGAAGGAGGTGGCGGAACTTCGCACTGAAGCTATTCCCGGTCGGGATCTGAAACGAATAACGGTGGGGTACTACGATAACCTCAGTATCGCCCGCTCCGCGCTGGAGGAGGTAAAGTTGGCCGGTTTCCCGGATGCTTTCGTCGTTCGCTACGACTACGGGAAGCGTTTTGGCCGGGTGAAGTGA
- a CDS encoding DNA gyrase/topoisomerase IV subunit A, whose product MTEETPHTNEENQGGQAPEDNIITLTGMYEDYFLDYASYVILERAVPTIEDGLKPVQRRILHALNEMHDGRYHKVANVIGQTMQYHPHGDAAIGDALVNMGQKDLLIDPQGNWGNTLTGDRAAASRYIEARLTKFATEVVFNPQTTEWQTSYDGRKKEPINLPVKFPLLLAQGTEGIAVGLSTRILPHNFQELCKESIKILQGKKPRLYPDFPTGGTIDVSDYNWGKRGGKVKIRATIEKIDNKFVAVRELPYGMTTTSLIESIIKANDKGKIKIKKVQDNTAAEVEILIELSPGISPDVTIDALYAFTNCELSVSPNACIIMNGDKPYFVSVLDILQHITLQTKALLKMELDIKQKELEEKLHFASLEKVFIRERIYRDIEEAGDFTEVLDLIRAGLEKYFLEPSSKKKRGDKRIPLLRDITEDDIVRLTEIRIKRISKYNSFKADERIAALEEELKQVKFDLEHLTEYTIAWYEDLLKKYGKGRDRKTKLDVFEKVKVAAVAANNAKLYVDRKEGFVGMGLKKEEFVTECSDIDDVIIIRKDGVLTVTKISDKTFVGKNIIHVAVWKRGDERTTYNMLYLDGKTGRTMGKRFNVRSITRDREYHLTKGAKGSKLLYFSANPNGEAELVNVLLSPASKARVKDFDFDFAELAIKGRSSGGNIVTRYPVRKVTLKEAGKSTLGAIKIWMDEVSGRLNTEERGQFIGGFDTGDLILVINKDGSYEREELDMNRKYDPKGVWFIGKYDEDMVVSAVYYEGERGYTLVKRFQIETSSPGQSFQFISDSRTSKLYYATVHPNPEVEVSYRVKRATESKVVQLADFIDVKGWKSLGNRLHEGKLTSVKELNEPFVPTVKEPAAKAKRGSTKPAGGDDEKLRPGQTIELF is encoded by the coding sequence ATGACGGAAGAAACGCCCCACACCAACGAGGAAAATCAGGGCGGGCAGGCCCCGGAAGATAACATCATCACCCTCACTGGAATGTACGAGGATTACTTCCTCGATTACGCCTCCTACGTGATCCTGGAACGGGCCGTTCCCACCATCGAAGATGGCCTCAAGCCGGTACAACGCCGGATCCTCCACGCCCTTAACGAAATGCACGACGGCCGCTATCACAAGGTGGCCAACGTGATCGGCCAGACGATGCAGTACCACCCCCACGGGGACGCTGCCATTGGCGACGCACTCGTCAATATGGGCCAAAAGGACCTCCTCATCGACCCCCAGGGCAACTGGGGTAATACGCTGACGGGCGACCGCGCCGCCGCCAGCCGCTACATCGAGGCCCGCCTGACGAAGTTTGCGACCGAAGTCGTCTTCAACCCCCAAACCACGGAGTGGCAAACCAGCTACGACGGGCGGAAGAAGGAACCCATCAACCTGCCGGTCAAATTCCCCCTCTTGCTCGCTCAGGGTACGGAAGGGATCGCCGTCGGTCTGAGTACGCGGATCCTGCCCCACAACTTCCAGGAGCTCTGTAAGGAATCCATCAAGATCCTGCAGGGGAAGAAACCCCGGCTCTACCCGGACTTCCCCACCGGAGGCACCATCGACGTCAGCGATTATAACTGGGGCAAGCGGGGCGGCAAAGTGAAGATTCGCGCCACGATCGAGAAGATCGATAACAAGTTCGTCGCCGTCCGCGAACTCCCGTACGGGATGACGACCACTTCGCTGATTGAGTCCATCATCAAGGCCAACGATAAGGGGAAGATCAAGATCAAAAAGGTGCAGGACAATACTGCTGCCGAGGTGGAGATCCTCATCGAGTTGTCTCCCGGCATCAGCCCGGACGTCACCATCGACGCCCTGTACGCTTTCACCAATTGCGAGTTGTCCGTCAGCCCCAACGCCTGTATCATCATGAATGGGGATAAGCCCTACTTCGTGTCGGTACTGGACATCCTGCAGCACATCACGCTGCAGACCAAGGCGCTGCTGAAGATGGAGCTGGACATCAAGCAGAAGGAACTGGAGGAAAAATTGCACTTCGCCAGCCTCGAAAAGGTCTTCATCCGCGAACGGATCTACCGCGATATCGAAGAAGCAGGTGACTTCACCGAAGTGCTCGACCTCATCCGGGCCGGCCTTGAAAAGTATTTCCTCGAGCCCAGCTCCAAGAAGAAGCGCGGTGACAAACGCATCCCCCTGCTGCGTGACATCACGGAGGACGACATCGTCCGCCTCACCGAGATTCGCATCAAGCGTATCTCCAAGTACAATTCCTTCAAAGCGGACGAACGCATCGCCGCGCTGGAAGAAGAGTTAAAGCAGGTAAAATTTGACCTGGAGCATCTCACCGAATACACCATCGCCTGGTACGAAGATTTGCTGAAGAAGTACGGCAAGGGCCGCGACCGCAAGACCAAGTTAGACGTATTCGAAAAGGTCAAGGTAGCCGCCGTAGCTGCCAACAACGCCAAGCTCTACGTGGACCGGAAGGAAGGCTTCGTCGGGATGGGCCTCAAAAAAGAAGAGTTCGTCACGGAGTGTTCCGATATCGACGACGTGATCATCATCCGCAAGGATGGCGTGCTGACCGTCACGAAGATCTCCGATAAAACATTTGTGGGTAAGAACATCATCCACGTAGCCGTCTGGAAACGGGGAGATGAACGGACCACCTACAATATGCTTTACCTCGACGGTAAGACCGGCCGGACGATGGGCAAACGCTTCAACGTACGTTCCATCACCCGCGATCGGGAGTACCACCTCACGAAGGGAGCCAAAGGGTCCAAACTCCTTTACTTCAGCGCTAACCCCAATGGGGAGGCCGAACTAGTGAACGTACTCCTCAGCCCCGCTTCCAAAGCGCGGGTAAAGGACTTCGACTTTGATTTCGCCGAACTGGCCATCAAGGGCCGGAGCTCCGGTGGCAACATCGTTACCCGCTACCCCGTCCGCAAAGTGACGCTGAAGGAAGCCGGAAAATCCACCCTTGGCGCCATCAAGATCTGGATGGATGAAGTAAGTGGCCGCCTCAATACGGAAGAGCGGGGGCAGTTCATCGGTGGCTTTGACACCGGAGACCTCATCCTCGTCATCAATAAGGACGGCAGCTACGAACGCGAAGAACTGGACATGAACCGCAAGTACGACCCGAAAGGCGTCTGGTTCATTGGCAAGTACGACGAGGATATGGTCGTCTCCGCCGTCTATTATGAAGGGGAACGTGGCTACACCCTGGTAAAGCGTTTTCAGATCGAGACCAGCTCGCCGGGCCAATCCTTCCAGTTCATTTCCGACAGTCGCACCTCGAAACTCTACTACGCAACGGTACACCCGAACCCCGAGGTGGAGGTTTCTTACCGGGTTAAGCGGGCAACGGAATCCAAGGTCGTCCAACTGGCTGACTTCATCGACGTCAAGGGCTGGAAGTCACTTGGCAATCGCCTCCACGAGGGTAAACTTACTTCGGTAAAGGAACTCAACGAACCCTTCGTACCCACGGTAAAGGAGCCGGCGGCGAAGGCCAAGCGCGGCAGCACTAAACCAGCGGGTGGCGACGACGAGAAATTGCGGCCGGGGCAGACGATTGAGTTGTTTTAG
- a CDS encoding SDR family oxidoreductase, translating to MTILITGVSTGIGRSTAEALLEAGHTVYGSARKAGDFGELEKHSAFTGLVFDVTDRAAIRAGIARIQAKGELHAVVNNAGIAVTGPLETLDEAQYRKQFDVNVFGLLAVCQEALPLLHAAREAGRENVKIINVSSVSGYLSSPFTSIYSASKFAVEAITDGMRRELMPYGIDVISIAPGPVKTPIWGKGAVQTEAYVGNRYEEMLGRLEDYTQKANAGGLEPEVIATAIRTALEKDRPRPDQLVMKKGWMAKLVRRLPKRTQDKLIRKNLDNNKRY from the coding sequence ATGACCATACTCATCACCGGCGTATCCACTGGAATCGGACGTAGCACCGCGGAAGCCCTATTGGAAGCCGGGCATACCGTTTACGGCTCCGCCCGCAAGGCCGGGGACTTTGGGGAGCTGGAAAAGCACTCCGCCTTCACCGGTTTGGTATTCGACGTGACGGACCGGGCCGCCATCCGCGCCGGTATTGCCAGGATCCAGGCTAAGGGGGAATTGCACGCCGTGGTCAATAATGCCGGGATTGCCGTGACCGGGCCACTCGAAACGCTGGACGAAGCCCAGTACCGGAAGCAATTCGACGTGAATGTTTTCGGACTACTGGCCGTCTGCCAGGAAGCCTTGCCCTTATTGCACGCCGCCCGGGAAGCCGGGAGGGAGAACGTGAAGATCATCAACGTATCGAGCGTGTCGGGCTACCTCTCCTCCCCGTTCACCAGCATTTATTCCGCCAGTAAATTTGCCGTGGAGGCCATTACGGACGGGATGCGCCGCGAACTCATGCCCTACGGAATCGACGTGATCTCCATCGCCCCGGGCCCGGTGAAGACACCTATTTGGGGGAAAGGCGCCGTCCAAACGGAAGCCTACGTCGGTAACCGCTACGAAGAAATGCTCGGCCGTTTGGAGGACTACACCCAGAAGGCCAACGCCGGCGGGCTGGAGCCGGAAGTGATCGCCACGGCCATCCGTACCGCCCTGGAAAAAGACCGGCCGCGCCCCGACCAATTGGTCATGAAAAAAGGGTGGATGGCCAAACTCGTCCGCCGCCTCCCCAAACGGACGCAGGATAAGTTGATCCGCAAAAATCTGGACAACAATAAACGATATTAA
- a CDS encoding murein hydrolase activator EnvC, giving the protein MKFATPLYVLLLLLLLPVGSKLAAQSDLQQRKQRIERELKRTGRELKATQSRKGAALTQAGQLKTQIAQRQELIATLEEESLITEQRLYRDSTAVASLTDDLQGIVDEYASTLRAANRARLLDGWMTFLFNAKGINDAFRRAIYLRQYRAYRTRQARIIRQTKDQLSGRVNALRAEREYRDSLLTSTADQGAILTQELKIQDRIVSKLSVSERALLKKVKRQEAMAATLRRQVTSAINKDVARKTKPRASTSTRRTGTAAKTTPVGGKIINRKGRLGWPVEGRIVKKFGRQPHPDVPSIMVNSQGVDIQGGKQSRVSAIFEGRVVEISNQGGGRYMLLMSHGGFYSVYSNLEFPQVKSGATLKTGQQLGLTAADGSPLHFELWRGKAVLNPEVWLN; this is encoded by the coding sequence ATGAAATTTGCCACGCCACTATACGTATTGTTGCTACTGCTGCTTCTCCCCGTGGGAAGTAAGCTCGCCGCCCAGTCCGACCTACAGCAGCGTAAGCAAAGAATCGAGCGAGAACTTAAGCGTACCGGTAGGGAACTGAAGGCGACGCAGTCCCGCAAGGGTGCCGCCCTGACGCAAGCCGGCCAGCTGAAAACCCAGATCGCCCAACGGCAGGAACTCATCGCCACGCTGGAGGAAGAATCCCTGATCACCGAACAACGGCTCTACCGCGACAGCACCGCCGTAGCCTCCCTTACTGATGACCTGCAGGGGATAGTGGACGAATACGCCTCCACCCTCCGCGCCGCCAACCGGGCCCGCCTGCTGGATGGGTGGATGACCTTCCTCTTCAACGCCAAGGGCATCAACGACGCTTTTCGGAGAGCTATCTACTTGCGCCAGTACCGGGCTTACCGTACCCGCCAGGCCCGGATCATCCGCCAGACGAAGGATCAACTTTCCGGGCGGGTGAACGCCCTCCGGGCCGAGCGGGAATATCGAGATTCTCTCCTCACCTCTACGGCGGACCAGGGCGCCATCCTCACCCAGGAGCTCAAAATTCAGGACAGGATCGTCAGTAAGCTATCCGTCAGTGAGCGCGCGTTGCTCAAAAAGGTGAAGCGTCAGGAAGCCATGGCCGCCACCCTCCGCCGCCAGGTGACGAGCGCCATCAATAAGGACGTGGCCCGCAAAACAAAGCCAAGGGCAAGCACCAGTACTCGCCGTACCGGCACCGCCGCAAAGACCACTCCCGTCGGGGGGAAGATCATCAACCGAAAGGGGCGCCTCGGTTGGCCCGTGGAGGGGCGCATCGTTAAAAAGTTTGGTCGCCAACCCCACCCGGACGTTCCCTCCATCATGGTTAATAGTCAGGGGGTGGACATTCAGGGCGGGAAGCAATCGCGCGTTTCCGCCATCTTCGAGGGCAGGGTAGTGGAGATCAGCAATCAGGGCGGCGGCCGCTACATGCTGCTGATGAGCCACGGCGGTTTTTATTCCGTCTATTCCAATCTGGAGTTCCCACAGGTAAAGAGTGGGGCAACCCTCAAGACTGGCCAACAACTCGGCCTCACCGCGGCGGATGGTAGCCCCTTGCACTTTGAGTTGTGGCGGGGGAAGGCGGTGCTGAACCCGGAGGTTTGGTTGAATTAG
- a CDS encoding DUF819 domain-containing protein — protein MEPFFTNDAIVFGLLLIVLALIFTSASSETPFWKKFYTYVPALLLCYFVPALLHWPLGLIAYDWYAPELAGQIGLTSLDGMSYGEINQYIESQGLDVDEFSKYKGHSNLYFMASRYLLPASLILLCINIDIKGILNLGWRAIVMFLAATFSIVIGGPIALLIITYLFPDLIGLDPEQLWRGLSTIAGSWIGGGANQAAMKEIYEVPTGIFGQMIIVDVLVANIWMGFLLFGAGRAAKVDRWLKADSSAITELTSKVESYAATVKREPTATSTFQMLGVAFGGVALAHWGSDVLAPFFGQYAQVLEDLRLTTLKSGFFWLIVIATTIGFALSFTPARRLEGVGASRWASVAIYILVATIGMQMNIGDIFSNLGLFAIGAIWMIVHVVILLLVAKLIRAPFFYVAVGSQANVGGAASAPVVASVFSPALAPVGAIMAVLGYALGTYGAILCAEMMRLAAG, from the coding sequence ATGGAACCCTTTTTTACCAATGATGCCATTGTCTTCGGGCTGCTGCTGATCGTCCTCGCGCTGATCTTCACTTCGGCCAGTAGCGAGACCCCGTTCTGGAAGAAATTTTACACCTACGTGCCGGCGCTGCTGCTGTGCTATTTCGTGCCTGCCCTGCTGCACTGGCCGCTCGGTTTGATAGCTTACGATTGGTACGCGCCGGAGCTGGCGGGGCAAATTGGCTTGACGAGTCTGGACGGGATGAGCTACGGTGAGATCAACCAATACATTGAAAGCCAAGGCTTGGACGTTGACGAATTCAGCAAATACAAAGGCCACAGCAACCTCTACTTCATGGCCAGCCGCTACCTGCTGCCGGCGTCGCTGATTTTGCTGTGTATCAATATCGACATCAAGGGTATCCTCAACCTCGGCTGGCGGGCCATCGTGATGTTTTTGGCGGCGACTTTTAGTATTGTTATCGGCGGGCCGATTGCGCTGCTAATCATCACCTACCTCTTCCCCGATCTGATCGGTCTGGACCCGGAACAACTTTGGCGGGGGCTCTCAACTATTGCCGGATCTTGGATTGGCGGCGGCGCCAACCAGGCGGCGATGAAGGAGATCTACGAGGTGCCGACCGGCATCTTCGGGCAGATGATCATCGTCGACGTTCTTGTCGCCAATATCTGGATGGGCTTCTTGCTTTTCGGCGCCGGCCGGGCAGCAAAAGTGGACCGATGGCTGAAGGCGGACAGTTCCGCCATCACCGAACTCACCAGTAAGGTAGAATCCTACGCCGCCACGGTGAAGCGGGAACCAACGGCCACCTCCACCTTCCAAATGTTGGGTGTGGCCTTCGGTGGCGTTGCCCTGGCGCACTGGGGTTCGGATGTCTTAGCCCCCTTCTTCGGCCAGTATGCTCAAGTGTTGGAGGATCTCCGTTTGACGACCCTGAAGAGTGGTTTTTTCTGGCTCATCGTCATCGCCACTACCATCGGTTTTGCCCTCAGTTTCACGCCCGCCCGCCGTTTGGAGGGCGTCGGGGCCAGCCGTTGGGCTTCCGTTGCGATCTACATCCTGGTCGCTACGATCGGTATGCAAATGAACATTGGCGACATCTTTTCCAACCTCGGCCTCTTCGCCATTGGCGCGATCTGGATGATCGTGCACGTCGTCATTCTGCTACTGGTGGCCAAGCTCATCCGGGCGCCCTTTTTCTACGTCGCGGTGGGCAGCCAGGCCAACGTGGGTGGGGCCGCGTCTGCTCCCGTCGTGGCCAGTGTTTTCTCGCCGGCCCTGGCGCCCGTGGGGGCCATCATGGCGGTGCTGGGGTACGCGCTGGGTACTTACGGCGCGATTCTTTGCGCGGAGATGATGCGCTTGGCGGCGGGGTAG
- a CDS encoding sodium:solute symporter gives MNESLSPGLIVGIIVAYFAVLIGISWWTSRNESDNESFFLGGRKSPWPLVAVGMIGASLSGVTFISIPGAVGAGGTNQAFSYMQVVFGYLLGYVFIALVLLPLYYKLGLTSIYEYLKERLGPHSYKVGAFYFLLSRTVGAAFRLFLVAVVLQEFVTGPFGIPFFGTVAITIILIWLYTFKGGIRTIVYTDTLQTVCMLLAAGLTVYYIGDALETDLGGLVSLVQNSDYDQLFFFEGGWTDPNNFFKQFFSGALITIVMTGLDQDMMQKNLSMPTFRDAQKNMAAFSFVLIFANFLFLALGALLYIYANNVGLAIPEASDQLYPSIALRNLPATAGIVFVLGLIAAAYSSADSALTALTTSFCVDFLGMNEAGADQGAAGKRQRLYVHIGFSVLLLVVIMSFSLIANRAVINSLFKAAGYTYGPLLGLFAFGLFTRLQIRETIEVGGFKVPALVLVCLAAPVLSMLTDKFSATLLGGFQFGFLILAFNGLLTFLGLVALSDFSTLAEPPEVLDRD, from the coding sequence ATGAATGAATCATTAAGCCCCGGCCTCATCGTCGGCATCATCGTTGCGTACTTCGCCGTCCTGATTGGAATTTCGTGGTGGACGAGCCGCAACGAGAGCGACAACGAGAGCTTTTTCCTCGGTGGCCGCAAGTCTCCGTGGCCCCTCGTGGCAGTGGGGATGATCGGGGCCAGCCTTTCGGGGGTGACCTTCATCTCCATTCCGGGCGCCGTGGGTGCCGGGGGAACGAACCAAGCCTTCAGCTACATGCAGGTAGTTTTCGGCTACTTGTTAGGCTACGTTTTCATTGCTTTGGTGCTGCTGCCCCTTTACTATAAGCTGGGCCTGACGAGTATTTACGAATACCTCAAGGAGCGGCTGGGGCCGCACTCCTACAAGGTGGGCGCCTTCTATTTTCTGCTATCCCGAACGGTGGGGGCGGCCTTCCGGCTCTTCCTGGTGGCCGTGGTGCTGCAGGAATTCGTGACCGGCCCCTTCGGCATCCCGTTCTTCGGCACGGTGGCCATCACGATCATTTTGATCTGGCTGTATACGTTTAAGGGGGGCATCCGCACCATTGTCTATACGGATACCCTGCAGACCGTCTGTATGCTGCTGGCCGCCGGCCTGACGGTGTACTACATCGGTGACGCGTTGGAAACTGATCTCGGTGGATTGGTGAGCCTGGTCCAGAATAGCGATTACGATCAACTCTTCTTCTTCGAGGGTGGCTGGACGGACCCCAACAACTTCTTCAAGCAGTTCTTCAGTGGCGCCCTGATCACGATCGTGATGACGGGCCTCGACCAGGACATGATGCAGAAGAACCTGAGCATGCCCACGTTTCGGGATGCCCAGAAGAATATGGCGGCGTTCAGCTTCGTGCTGATCTTCGCCAATTTCCTCTTTCTCGCCCTCGGCGCCCTGCTGTACATCTACGCCAACAACGTGGGGCTGGCCATTCCGGAGGCCTCCGATCAACTTTACCCCAGCATTGCGCTGCGGAACCTGCCGGCTACGGCGGGCATTGTTTTCGTGCTCGGCCTTATTGCCGCAGCCTACTCCAGCGCCGATAGTGCACTGACGGCGCTGACGACATCCTTCTGCGTCGACTTCCTGGGTATGAATGAGGCCGGTGCGGACCAGGGGGCGGCGGGCAAACGCCAGCGCCTGTACGTCCACATTGGTTTTTCGGTGCTTCTGCTGGTCGTCATCATGAGTTTTAGCCTAATTGCTAACCGGGCGGTGATCAACTCCCTATTCAAGGCGGCGGGCTATACCTACGGGCCGCTACTGGGGCTCTTCGCTTTTGGCCTGTTTACGCGCTTACAGATCCGGGAAACCATTGAGGTTGGTGGTTTCAAGGTCCCCGCGCTCGTGCTGGTTTGCCTCGCCGCGCCGGTGCTTTCGATGCTGACGGACAAGTTTTCCGCGACGTTGCTGGGTGGCTTTCAGTTCGGGTTTCTCATCCTCGCCTTCAACGGCCTGCTTACCTTTTTGGGTCTCGTGGCCCTCAGTGATTTTTCCACGTTGGCCGAGCCACCCGAAGTGCTTGATCGGGACTGA